A window of the Podospora bellae-mahoneyi strain CBS 112042 chromosome 6, whole genome shotgun sequence genome harbors these coding sequences:
- a CDS encoding hypothetical protein (EggNog:ENOG503Q3AM; COG:E; COG:G) has product MSRYLNVPSKQSEQSDDDDVIDNLPMEVVATGKVRTSSPYLTTNIQGLRSRSVSPNPQRGALSSSPSRRAPAAASPRSPTLSREKQKQSAFSRSCLAFWEKNKGPILVVFAQLFGALMNVSARLLELEGDGMHPLQILFVRMSVTSILSCIYMYWKNIPDFPMGPRNIRPLLLLRGFSGFFGIYGMWYSMMYLPLAEATVITFLAPCVAGYICHLLLTDPFTRKEQIASFIALGGVVLIARPTSLFSSSTDSPPPLSGEGSHHPPGDNATPTQRLFAILVALVGVLGAAGAYSTIRWIGKRTHPLITVNYFSVFSTIVSTTALLVCPLLDIGQPAIRFGFPSSGYQWFLLGSLGICGFGLQFLLTAGLAGEKSNRATAMVYTHMLFAAGFDRSVFGHTMGLWSVMGCALILGGAMWAALGKKKVEGAGSKEQDMEGGGDNSREEGVPMLNGEDTSSGDEEGSIEMDRLRSI; this is encoded by the exons ATGTCCCGTTATCTAAACGTACCTAGCAAGCAGTCTGAGCAGagcgatgatgacgatgtcaTTGACAACCTTCCtatggaggtggtggccaCTGGCAAGGTTAGGACTTCATCGCCGTACTTGACAACAAACATACAAGGTCTTCGATCACGGTCTGTCAGTCCAAACCCGCAACGAGGAGCCTTATCGTCCTCACCTTCACGCCGTGCTCCAGCTGCAGCCTCGCCAAGGTCCCCTACTCTTTCTCGAGAGAAGCAAAAACAAAGTGCGTTCTCGAGGTCATGTCTTGCATTCTGGGAGAAGAATAAGGGACCGATATTGGTGGTCTTTGCACAGTTGTTTGGTGCTCTCATGAACGTTTCGGCAAGGCTACTCGAGTTGGAAGGAGATGGAATGCACCCTCTCCAGATTCTCTTTGTGCGGATGAGTGTCACCTCGATACTCTCTTGCATATACATGTACTGGAAGAACATCCCCGATTTCCCCATGGGTCCCAGGAATATCAGACCTCTGTTGCTTCTTAGAGGGTTCAGCGGATTC TTTGGTATCTATGGCATGTGGTATTCCATGATGTACCTTCCCCTGGCCGAGGCAACAGtcatcaccttcctcgccccctGTGTAGCAGGCTACATATGCCACCTGCTGCTCACGGACCCGTTCACTCGCAAAGAACAGATCGCCTCGTTCATAGCCCTCGGAGGAGTTGTCCTCATCGCCAGACCCACTTCGCTCTTCTCATCTTCCACTGATTCACCTCCGCCATTGTCAGGGGAAGGTTCTCACCATCCACCTGGAGACAATGCAACACCTACCCAACGTCTTTTCGCCATCTTGGTTGCCTTAGTCGGCGTCCTTGGAGCAGCGGGGGCATACAGTACCATTCGCTGGATAGGCAAACGGACTCACCCGCTAATCACGGTCAACTATTTCTCTGTTTTTAGCACCATCGTCAGCACCACTGCTTTACTTGTCTGCCCACTGCTGGATATCGGACAGCCAGCCATCAGATTTGGGTTTCCGTCGTCAGGTTATCAGTGGTTTCTGTTGGGAAGCTTAGGTATATGCGGCTTCGGTTTGCAGTTTCTGTTGACGGCAGGGCTCGCAGGAGAAAAGAGCAACAGGGCGACGGCAATGGTGTACACTCACATGCtgtttgctgctgggtttgACAGGTCGGTGTTTGGACACACAATGGGGCTGTGGAGTGTGATGGGGTGtgccttgatcttgggagGGGCAATGTGGGCGGCTctgggcaagaagaaggtggaagGGGCGGGGTCCAAGGAGCAGGATATGGAAGGGGGCGGTGACAATAGtagagaagaaggggtgcCGATGTTGAATGGAGAGGACACAAGCTCtggggacgaggagggatCTATTGAAATGGATAGGCTGAGAAGTATATGA
- the RFG1 gene encoding slightly ste11-like protein (EggNog:ENOG503P0YZ; COG:K), producing the protein MTEVIPSSSQQQQQQQPHQQQQTGPLTRSAMSAARLAGGGSTPSTSSSIRTAVGGGESASIPAARATSTRQDTHIVTSAPLLPSGPAHSTRGSSSFSSSSHGHIFQLGNGPITRKRAASINTEEANNRSRIESLTLQTPASNPSSFQGDRVPEDNGSGQDLVCLCAPPPKIPRPRNAFILYRQAHQATIVQQNPGLANPDISKIIGENWKAEPEESKNRWKELAEAEKLRHQTQFPGYRYQPRRGNKSGAPSGRTTAPGQDPHKCPNCGGRYIATPRTPSTPFMTPTAAKQPPFPGGGGHPPPPGYPRHQQPPPTPASARGAARPQWGPQGSGANLYDIREHYEDAYSPSEAKRRRYNAAGSYQNYHSLPSPPPPLPHSYPGPPRGSVSRASMSMSSSPTPGYGPPQLPGPSSMLARVSPGPSSLSGGSITGSMAPPPVPRAPSLSLSMSSPYGPPSQQYPPPPPQHQTYLHQSQQQRTGSLSSVLSGGASQPPTGGEFDESLRLPPLHLSTSTSNPSTSRIPTSPDNESEIGSAYPSSTKTAFSSSHPPSAFSGTQSNPRQDSKEEEAARRSVEAMVMSISYINKLRVLERISPPLGSDPQGTRKKRRGPIIAVEGVDLSLMKLVGGVIERALRQERGENWDIMTWNAADDESSDDGTTKERTGSFSSRESNASSSKVVLGSRAGSTTPVPFRQPPDSSPFETYLRTITKWHAKSNEIVSFVTSPKGSSPSVSHPSSDTESMTPTPRHRHPLPGHASSSKVPIALLPSGFSLTLSDKFACQTPISDSYAPVDHWQWMATLWRGVAGADLVVYVKGIYQQQQQQQSSNLSPKEQQQQGGGVEIKAGGLIAVKIPVLMSQEGGSSSQGEQQQVVVDEKIERRLGFEVVEWVRGGSWLGQGGQQQQGEAMEF; encoded by the exons aTGACAGAAGTAATACCTTCGtcctcacagcagcagcagcagcagcaaccacatcagcagcagcagactgGCCCTTTAACCCGCTCAGCCATGTCTGCTGCGAGGTTGGCAGGAGGGGGAAGCACACCGTCCACATCTTCGTCCATAAGAACGGCCGTCGGAGGCGGAGAGTCAGCATCAATACCGGCTGCAAGGGCCACAtcgacaagacaagacactCACATTGTGACCTCAGCTCCTCTTTTACCCTCTGGTCCTGCCCATTCTACTCGtggctcttcttctttttcttcctcttcgcaCGGGCATATCTTTCAGCTCGGCAACGGGCCAATAACTAGAAAGCGAGCGGCGTCCATTAACACGGAGGAAGCCAACAACCGTTCACGGATCGAGAGCTTGACCCTTCAGACACCTGCAAGCAATCCTAGTTCTTTTCAGGGTGACCGTGTTCCAGAGGACAACGGTTCTGGGCAGGATCTTGTCTGTCTTTGCGCACCTCCACCGAAGATTCCAAGACCAAGAAACG CTTTTATACTCTATCGCCAAGCCCATCAAGCGACGATTGTTCAACAAAATCCTGGTCTCGCCAACCCGGATATTTCCAAGATCATTGGCGAGAACTGGAAGGCTGAGCCAGAAGAGTCCAAAAACAGGTGGAAAGAGTTGGCAGAGGCGGAAAAGCTGCGGCATCAGACACAATTTCCAGGCTATCGATACCAGCCGAGAAGAGGAAACAAGAGTGGTGCTCCATCAGGTAGAACAACTGCGCCAGGACAAGATCCACACAAGTGTCCAAACTGTGGAGGAAGATACATTGCCACTCCTAGAACACCATCTACGCCATTCATGACTCCCACGGCGGCGAAacagcccccttttccaggcggaggaggccatcccccacctccggGCTACCCTCGCCACCAgcaacctccaccaacgccTGCTTCGGCAAGAGGAGCCGCTCGACCTCAATGGGGACCACAAGGAAGTGGTGCCAACCTGTACGATATTCGTGAACACTACGAAGATGCTTATTCTCCGTCGGAAGCCAAGCGTAGGAGGTACAATGCAGCAGGAAGCTACCAAAACTACCATTCCCtaccatcaccccctcctccactacCTCATTCATACCCCGGGCCTCCCAGGGGGTCTGTGTCTCGAGCTTCGATGAGCATGAGCAGTTCGCCCACACCGGGTTACGGGCCTCCGCAACTGCCGGGTCCATCTTCCATGCTTGCTCGTGTCAGCCCAGGACCGAGCTCCCTGTCAGGAGGTAGCATCACGGGGAGTAtggctcctccacccgtTCCCAGAGCCCCAAGTTTGTCGTTGTCCATGTCATCTCCGTACGGCCCTCCTTCACAACAATacccgccaccgccaccacaacatcaaacATACCTACACcaatcccaacaacaacgcaCGGGCTCGTTGTCGTCTGTTCTCTCCGGCGGTGCTTCCCAACCTCCGACTGGTGGTGAGTTTGACGAGTCCCTCCGcctgcctcccctccatctgTCGACTTCAACGAGTAATCCTTCTACTTCTCGAATTCCAACCTCCCCAGACAATGAGTCCGAAATTGGAAGTGCCTACCCTTCCAGCACCAAAACCgcattctcttcttcccacccaccTTCTGCCTTTTCTGGTACCCAAAGCAACCCCCGTCAAGActccaaggaggaggaagccgccCGACGCAGCGTGGAAGCGATGGTAATGTCCATTTCCTACATCAACAAGCTCCGAGTTCTGGAACGAatttctcctcctttggGTTCAGATCCCCAGGGAACTCGGAAGAAGAGGCGAGGCCCTATAATTGCtgtggaaggggttgatcTGTCTTTGATGAAGCTTGTAGGCGGTGTCATCGAGCGTGCCCTGCGCCAGGAAAGAGGCGAGAACTGGGATATCATGACATGGAACGCCGCCGATGACGAATCGTCCGACGACGGGACAACAAAAGAGCGAACCGGTAGCTTCTCCAGCAGGGAAAGCAACGCCAGCAGCTCCAAGGTCGTCCTCGGCTCCAGAGCCGGCAGCACGACGCCGGTTCCGTTCCGCCAACCACCCGACTCTAGCCCGTTCGAGACGTACCTCCGCACCATCACAAAGTGGCACGCCAAATCGAACGAGATTGTCTCGTTTGTCACTTCCCCGAAGGGCTCCTCCCCGTCGGTGAGCCACCCCTCGTCGGATACCGAGTCGATGACGCCCACCCCTCGACACCGGCATCCTCTGCCTGGTCATGCGTCATCCTCAAAGGTGCCCATCGCGCTTCTTCCTAGCGGGTTTAGCTTGACGCTGTCGGATAAGTTTGCTTGTCAGACACCCATTAGTGATTCATATGCGCCGGTGGATCACTGGCAGTGGATGGCTACGCTTTGGAGGGGCGTTGCTGGGGCGGATTTGGTGGTTTATGTTAAGGGGATttatcagcagcagcagcagcagcagtcgtCGAATTTGTCGccgaaggagcagcagcaacaggggggaggtgtggagatcaaggctggggggttgattgcGGTCAAGATTCCTGTTTTGATGTCTCAGGAGGGGGGGAGCAGTAGTCagggggagcagcagcaggttgtggttgatgagaagatTGAGAGGAGGCTTgggtttgaggttgtggagtgggttaggggagggagttggcTGGGACAAggagggcagcagcagcagggggaGGCGATGGAGTTTTAG
- the SOK1 gene encoding Protein SOSEKI 1 (COG:T; EggNog:ENOG503NYUP) yields MGEQRAGGGLESHMPTHRRNDSATGEESMPDAPSETRAPPAEPEVQPSLREVPPAQDLPRGTQDINANGSLATPVVGRPSPGLSRNPSSCSTNSNEKVNAEYLTEGPNRRPPPTRRSSPQPARPLEPPVTKSTLSELDVTKIIHNPKLRHDINYDPELHFRPNLDGEKGRRKQEKANQFWNALLDQLILFVMDRETFMSRYADGKWCLPALLTAVRDIIETLVPQRDRELLNEGLNVDLLMQQFNRGVADLEALASWLSAVLKLHCAPMRDEWVDEMYQELSNGNRNNDPAELVKGMRSLLSVLEAMKLDVANHQIRCLRPVLIEDTVHFEQRFFMKKIQSRKLSVLPAREWYKAAQSNAERIYQHSPMPHAQAFGNMSVFFDALSRLVLPTTRSETTPCTFVFDEDRLLKLRSDMYDSICLEICMRKFEDLDRLSKITHLSTRVPSYVREEGALSNRSSGEFVFVSSRPSSFVFSDRGSTFSSPRNSGELCAHPSMDFAESRTKALDLYNSLLALLHTAPPANTSREKWRGLADSVALQILRYVNAPPSLPGFEDQIRNAVTNIEEELFQEVAAQFQQRLLAELAKRVNEFKHMSAVSLFSVATGGRIMGANRPSESLRDRNNGLFGERAPRDPREEAGIDDMAVRLAHLGVLHWRVWALLAYEDSIEEEMIDAAAVPVFEAA; encoded by the coding sequence ATGGGCGAACAACGTGCCGGAGGAGGACTCGAAAGCCACATGCCTACCCATAGGAGAAACGATTCGGCCACGGGCGAGGAGTCCATGCCAGACGCCCCCTCGGAAACCCGTGCGCCGCCAGCCGAGCCTGAAGTCCAGCCATCACTGAGGGAAGTCCCTCCTGCTCAGGATCTGCCCCGTGGGACACAAGATATCAACGCCAATGGGTCACTTGCCACACCAGTAGTCGGTCGTCCTTCGCCTGGACTGTCTAGAAACCCGTCCTCTTGCTCAACCAACTCCAACGAGAAGGTCAATGCCGAATATCTAACCGAAGGCCCCAACCGGAGACCGCCACCCACCCGTCGCTCCTCACCACAACCCGCACGCCCGCTCGAGCCACCAGTAACCAAGAGCACGTTAAGCGAACTCGATGTCACCAAGATAATACACAATCCCAAGCTCAGGCATGATATCAACTATGATCCCGAGCTCCATTTCCGCCCCAACTTGGACGGTgaaaaagggaggagaaAACAGGAGAAGGCCAATCAGTTTTGGAATGCGCTGCTGGACCAGCTGATTCTGTTTGTGATGGATCGGGAAACCTTCATGAGCAGGTATGCTGATGGGAAATGGTGCCTCCCGGCACTCCTCACTGCGGTTCGGGACATCATCGAGACATTGGTACCGCAGCGGGATCGGGAACTCCTGAACGAAGGGCTGAATGTGGATCTCCTGATGCAGCAGTTCAACCGTGGCGTTGCGGATCTCGAGGCCCTAGCATCGTGGCTATCGGCTGTTTTGAAGCTGCACTGTGCTCCGATGCGCGACGAATGGGTGGATGAGATGTACCAGGAGCTCAGCAACGGGAACCGCAACAACGATCCAGCCGAGCTTGTAAAGGGTATGAGGAGTTTGCTGAGTGTCTTGGAGGCCATGAAGTTGGATGTTGCCAACCACCAGATACGATGCCTGCGTCCGGTGTTGATCGAGGACACTGTGCACTTTGAGCAGCGCTTCTTTATGAAGAAGATCCAGTCCAGAAAGCTCAGCGTATTACCGGCCAGGGAATGGTACAAGGCTGCTCAGAGCAACGCCGAACGGATATATCAGCACTCGCCCATGCCTCATGCGCAAGCCTTTGGCAACATGTCCGTCTTTTTCGATGCTCTTTCCCGACTCGTCCTTCCTACCACCCGGTCAGAGACCACGCCGTGCACATTTGTCTTTGATGAAGACCGCCTTCTCAAGCTACGCTCCGACATGTACGACAGCATCTGTTTGGAGATTTGCATGCGCAAGTTCGAGGATTTGGACCGTCTTTCCAAGATCACTCATCTGTCCACCAGGGTACCATCATATGTCCGCGAGGAAGGGGCTCTGAGCAATCGGTCATCGGGCGAGTTCGTCTTTGTGTCTTCTCGGCCTTCGAGTTTTGTCTTTAGCGACCGGGGATCTACCTTCTCGTCGCCTCGCAACTCGGGCGAGTTGTGCGCTCACCCAAGCATGGACTTTGCCGAGTCCCGGACCAAGGCTCTTGACCTGTACAACTCGCTTCTTGCGCTTCTTCATACGGCACCCCCCGCCAACACCTCCAGAGAGAAGTGGAGAGGTCTTGCCGACTCGGTTGCCCTCCAGATCTTGCGCTACGTCAATGCGCCACCATCCCTTCCCGGATTCGAGGACCAGATCCGGAATGCCGTGACAAATATCGAGGAGGAACTCTTCCAGGAGGTTGCAGCGCAGTTCCAGCAACGATTGCTCGCCGAACTGGCCAAGCGGGTCAACGAGTTCAAGCACATGTCTGCTGTCTCGCTCTTCTCTGTCGCCACTGGCGGTCGCATCATGGGAGCCAACCGTCCCAGCGAATCATTGCGCGATcgcaacaatggcttgtttGGCGAGAGGGCCCCCCGCGATCCCCGCGAGGAAGCTGGCATCGACGACATGGCCGTCCGCCTGGCGCATCTTGGTGTTCTTCattggagggtttgggcCCTGCTGGCGTACGAAGACTCGATTGAGGAAGAGATGATTGATGCCGCTGCTGTCCCAGTTTTTGAGGCAGCGTGA
- a CDS encoding hypothetical protein (COG:K; EggNog:ENOG503P6HQ) — MEPRARAGKNVGKMNFGHNELAQLLYSHGDARLPLNETVRLLDEVLTDFIQGVSFEATRAAHHAGRQKVKFEDFEFAMRRNPRFMGKIQEVFEKKKEIEAARKNFNIEDQWMKDAEREEKEKADREKEKAGGEGGEKAKGKRGRPRKDRGASAGSGSQSQSQSVQPDGSGSQSQSQQVDRMDIGEEDLEDGLDDDLEGDADVVSAIRRR, encoded by the coding sequence atgGAACCCCGCGCCCGCGCCGGCAAAAATGTCGGCAAGATGAACTTTGGCCACAACGAGCTCGCCCAGCTCCTCTACTCCCACGGCGAcgcccgcctccccctcaacgAGACGGTCCGCCTCCTCGACGAGGTCCTCACCGACTTCATCCAGGGCGTCTCTTTCGAGGCCACCCGCGCCGCCCACCACGCCGGCCGCCAAAAGGTCAAGTTTGAAGACTTTGAGTTCGCCATGCGCCGCAACCCGAGGTTCATGGGCAAGATCCaggaggtgtttgagaagaagaaggagattgaggccGCGAGGAAGAATTTTAATATCGAGGATCAGTGGATGAAGGATgccgagagggaggagaaggagaaggccgatcgggagaaggagaaggctggtggggaagggggagagaaggccaaggggaagaggggacGGCCGCGGAAGGATAGGGGGGCAAGTGCGGGGAGTGGGAGCCAGAGTCAGAGTCAGAGTGTCCAGCCGGATGGGTCGGGGTCGCAGTCGCAGAGTCAGCAGGTGGATAGGATGGAtattggggaggaggacttggaggatgggttggatgatgatttggagggggatgCTGATGTTGTTAGCGCCATCAGGCGGAGATAG
- the RVB1 gene encoding RuvB ATP-dependent DNA helicase pontin (EggNog:ENOG503NV13; COG:L), whose product MVQISEVRGNSRDHRTAAHTHIKGLGLNSAGIAEKQAAGFVGQNSAREACGVVVDLIRAHKMAGRGVLLAGGPGTGKTALALAISQELGTKIPFCPITGSEIYSTEVKKTEVLMENFRRAIGLKVRETKDVYEGEVTELTPEEAENPLGGYGKTISTLLIGLKSARGQKKLRLDPSIYEAIQKERVTVGDVIYIETNTGACKRVGRSDAYATEFDLEAEEYVPIPKGEVHKKKEIVQDVSLHDLDVANARPQGGQDIMSMMGQLMKPKMTEITDKLRGEINKVVSKYINQGVAELVPGVLFIDEAHMLDVECFTYLNKALESPISPIVVLASNRGVTTIRGADDLVAAHGIPPDFLSRLLIIPTHPYEPEEIKRIVRIRSTTEGVQLTDAAVDKIAEHGVRISLRYCLQLLAPASILARVNGRSQIDVQDVAECEDLFLDARRSAQVLASESGRGFIS is encoded by the exons ATGGTTCAAATCAGCGAAGTCCGCGGCAACAGCCGTGACCATCGCACAGCGGCGCACACCCACATCAAGGGCCTAGGTCTCAACTCGGCGGGTATCGCTGAGAAGCAGGCTGCTGGCTTTGTTGGACAAAACTCGGCGCGCGAG GCATGCGGCGTTGTCGTCGACCTCATCCGAGCGCACAAGATGGCCGGCCGtggcgtcctcctcgccggcggTCCAGGCACAGGCAAGAcagccctcgccctcgccatcaGCCAAGAGCTCGGCACCAAGATTCCCTTTTGCCCCATCACCGGCAGCGAAATCTACTCGACCGAAGTGAAGAAGACCGAAGTCTTGATGGAGAACTTTCGGCGGGCAATCGGGCTCAAGGTCCGCGAGACCAAGGATGTGTACGAGGGCGAGGTCACAGAACTCACACCAGAAGAGGCGGAAAACCCCTTGGGCGGATACGGCAAAACTATTAGTACTCTGCTCATCGGGCTCAAGAGCGCGCGAGGACAAAAAAAGTTGAGACTGGACCCCAGCATCTACGAGGCTATTCAGAAGGAGAGAGTTACTGTGGGTGATGTGATTTACATCGAGACGAATACCGGTGCGTGCaagagggtggggaggtcgGATGCGTATGCGACTGAATTCGAtctggaggcggaggagtaTGTGCCCATCCCCAAGGGTGAGGTacacaagaagaaggagatcgTGCAGGACGTGAGCCTGCACGATTTGGATGTGGCCAACGCTAGACCGCAGGGGGGCCAGGACATTATGAGCATGATGGGCCAGCTTATGAAGCCAAAGATGACGGAGATTACGGATAAGCTGAGGGGCGAGATCAACAAGGTGGTGAGCAAGTATATCAACCAGGGTGTGGCGGAGCTGGTGCCGGGTGTGCTGTTCATAGATGAG GCGCACATGCTCGATGTTGAGTGCTTTACCTACCTCAACAAAGCGTTGGAGTCCCCTATTTCCCCAATTGTGGTCCTGGCTTCGAACCGGGGTGTCACCACCATTCGTGGGGCTGACGACCTGGTAGCTGCCCATGGTATCCCCCCTGACTTTTTgtctcgcctcctcatcattcCAACCCATCCGTATGAGcccgaggagatcaagagaATCGTACGGATTCGGTCAACCACCGAGGGCGTGCAGCTCACAGATGCCGCTGTCGACAAGATTGCGGAGCATGGTGTGCGTATCAGTCTTCGTTACTGCCTCCAACTATTGGCTCCAGCCAG TATTCTTGCTCGGGTCAATGGCCGCTCTCAAATTGATGTTCAGGATGTTGCAGAGTGCGAGGACTTGTTCCTTGATGCCAGACGTAGCGCCCAGGTGCTGGCCAGCGAGTCGGGCCGGGGTTTCATTTCATAA
- a CDS encoding hypothetical protein (EggNog:ENOG503P75A; COG:S) — MSALFNLQSLLLVILLLICTCAHVHQIFPAILDRNKTGLMGVFWKSARIGERLSPYMSLWCLFMAGSIFLSS, encoded by the exons ATG TCCGCCCTTTTCAACCTCCAGTCACTCCTCCTTGtaatcctcctcctgatcTG CACATGCGCCCACGTCCACCAAATCTTCCCCGCCATCCTCGACAGAAACAAGACCGGCCTTATGGGTGTCTTTTGGAAGTCAGCCAGGATCGGTGAGAGACTGAGCCCGTACATGAGTTTGTGGTGTCTCTTCATGGCT ggctccatcttcctcagctCTTAA
- the POA1 gene encoding ADP-ribose 1''-phosphate phosphatase (EggNog:ENOG503P53T; COG:J), with translation MASKRRIGAIVGTSAKSVNHRITDFYGPPARLKRQKIQGSILDSATEPQSTTTAPSLAESSWEDKPSLADLNLFSQEEQNWEHYTRTRASSTSTVHSLPGKTRSEPKTRKLVLTYEQGDLFDAPPNSVLIHACNTIGKWGGGIALAFKKSYPAAFEIYRKHCQEFAPDELVGTALLIAPQSDKYWHVRDDEVEAGSVEGDDEAKDAPEVKDEDRAEVDENEVGNAGVQDTDGKTSNASKEPPEEETTNWIQVPKRSIHPQEQRFNWARQNDDDGSKSESNPQRRSPHEKDIHYVACLFTSKNVGVKRDPPDEILKHTESAMLNFLSKLNDVKFNQEDCPFIPQVRMCKINSGLFGVPWERTSGLLDGMPLSRFQTWGRGDFKIVVASKDGDGVVNEENGEKKKKMSKGEEWRE, from the exons ATGGCCTCCAAGAGACGCATTGGTGCCATCGTTGGTACCTCCGCTAAATCAGTGAACCATCGCATCACCGATTTCTATGGTCCACCAGCCCGATTGAAGCGGCAAAAGATCCAAGGTTCTATCCTGGACTCTGCCACTGAGCCCCAGTCGACCACAACGGCACCATCCCTGGCCGAATCATCCTGGGAGGACAAGCCGTCATTGGCAGACCTCAACTTATTCTCCCAAGAGGAACAAAACTGGGAA CACTACACCCGAACCAGGGCATCAAGTACCTCGACAGTTCACTCACTTCCTGGAAAAACTCGCTCTGAACCAAAGACTAGAAAACTTGTCCTCACCTACGAGCAGGGTGATTTGTTTGATGCCCCGCCCAACAGTGTCCTCATTCACGCCTGTAATACGATTGGCAAGTGGGGAGGCGGTATTGCTCTCGCTTTCAAGAAGTCTTACCCAGCTGCCTTTGAGATTTACAGGAAGCATTGTCAAGAGTTTGCCCCGGATGAGCTCGTCGGGACGGCTCTTCTCATTGCCCCTCAGTCCGACAAATATTGGCATGTTcgggatgatgaggtcgaAGCTGGTAGTGTGGAGGGTGACGACGAAGCCAAAGATGCCCCTGAGGTCAAAGACGAAGATAGAGCTGAAGTTGACGAGAATGAGGTGGGCAACGCCGGGGTACAAGACACCGATGGCAAAACAAGCAACGCCAGCAAAGAAcccccagaagaagaaaccaCCAACTGGATCCAAGTCCCAAAACGCTCCATACACCCCCAAGAACAGAGATTCAACTGGGCCAGGCAGAACGACGACGATGGTTCCAAAAGTGAATCCAACCCCCAGCGCCGGTCCCCCCACGAAAAAGACATCCACTACGTCGCCTGTCTCTTCACCAGCAAGAACGTCGGCGTCAAGCGGGACCCCCCGGATGAGATCCTCAAGCACACCGAGTCAGCCATGCTCAATTTCTTGTCCAAGCTCAACGACGTCAAGTTCAACCAGGAGGACTGTCCTTTTATTCCCCAAGTCAGGATGTGCAAGATCAACTCGGGGCTTTTTGGCGTTCCGTGGGAGCGGACGAGTGGGTTGCTGGATGGGATGCCGCTGAGCAGGTTCCAGacgtgggggaggggggattttAAGATTGTGGTGGCTTCCAAGGACGGCGATGGTGTGGTGAACGAGGAGAacggggagaagaagaaaaaaatgtcCAAGGGGGAGGAATGGAGGGAATAG